The sequence GTGGTGTCATgacttttctttatattttcctcTGTGCTCTCGAAAGACGTGCGATTTAATCTTTCGCTCTCGTTATTCTTTGCAGAATCAAGTGTATGATTTCGACCATACTGTTGTCTGTTGCACTAATGTACCAATTGCTGGtattctgtaaaataaactCTGTACTTAGTTTTAGTGCCTGTTTCTGTAGAAGCTTTTGCTTCATTCATCCTAGAGAATCATTATAGACATACCcatatttttttaaccacacaATCATACAAACTAATCAGATATCTGGGTATCGTCTAACTGGTTGTAAAAATCTCCTCCCTCAagataatgtataaataatggCACACAGCTGCACAGGTTAAACAGATAAAGCCTGATTCCCCGTTTTCTGTTGCCTTCAAAATAAAATAGCTTAATAAGATTAAATGGAGGCTTTCATTGGCACTTGGAAGTTGATCGAAAGTGAAGGCTTTAATAATTTCTTGAGAGAAACTGGTAAGTTTTCTTTACCCTGTTGTCACATATTCAGGtcatttaagtgtttttttcttatttttacaaataCTTTTCATGCACTGATGGTATACTGTCACAGGTGCTGGGGAGGAAGTGATTGCTGTTTTAAGTGCAATCAAACCAGTTGTCACAATTTCCCAAGAGGACGAGATTGTGAACCTTACAGTACAGAGCAGCACTGGTATTGAAGAAACGTCCTTCACACTGGGTAAAGAGTTCCATGTGGAGAAAAAGGA comes from Hemibagrus wyckioides isolate EC202008001 linkage group LG25, SWU_Hwy_1.0, whole genome shotgun sequence and encodes:
- the LOC131345629 gene encoding fatty acid-binding protein, brain-like; protein product: MEAFIGTWKLIESEGFNNFLRETGAGEEVIAVLSAIKPVVTISQEDEIVNLTVQSSTGIEETSFTLGKEFHVEKKDGRHCKVVVDVTEDQLIQVEKWDSKEAISVIEVKDEKLIKTTTFKDVKAVQTFQRV